CCAGCTCCGCCGGGGTGAGGACGTTGGGGGGCTCGTTCACCAGGTCCCGGGCGTAGTTCACCGCCTCCGCCACCACCCGGGCCCGCTCCACCTCGGCCCCCGGGGCCTGGGCCAGGAGGACGCGGAGCCGCTTCCCTTCCTCCTTCTTGTACTTGAGGAAGCGGTAGCTCCCCAGGTAAAGCCCCTCGGCCAGGGCGTAGGCCGCCTCCTTCCGCCCCAGCTCCTCGGCGAAGAAGACCTCCACCGCCGCCTCCCGGAAGGAGAGCCGGTCCAGGGCCTGGGCCAGCCGGCCCCCGTGCTCCCGGAGCCGGTCCAGGTCCTGGCCCCGCTTCTTCCCCAGCCCGAAGAGGAGGAAGGCCCCCTCCGGCCTGGCCACAAGGAGGGTTTCCCCGGCCTCCCCCTTGAACCCCGTCTCCTTCAGGACCTGGCCCAGCCCTCCGCCCAGGGCCCGGTCCAGGGCCTGGCCCTGGGGGAGGAGGCCGCTAGGGGTCACCCCCACCACCTTGAGGGGGGCCGGAAGCTCAAAAAGGGCGCGACGCGCGGCTTTGATTTCCACGCTGGAGAATATACCACGCCCTGTGGCAGACTAACCGGCCAAGTTGTCAAGCCCCCCCACCTCAGCCCGCACGCAGACGGACCACGCGGCACGAGCTAGGCGGTTAGCAAGGGCGACGAGGGCAAGGCGCTTAGGCTTACCGCGAGCAAGTAGGGCCTCAACGAAGGCCCGCCGGTCAGGGTGAAAGCGGTAGGCGGAGAGGGCGGCCATGTAGAAGGCCCCACGAAGGGCCGGAGGACCCACCCGAGAGATACGGCCCCGCTCGGGGGATTGCCCGGACTGATGAAGGCGAGGGGTGAGGCCGGTAAACGCGGCGTAGGCCCGGGCAGAGGAGAAGCGGCGCATATCCCCGGAGTAGGCGAGGACGCGGAGGGCGATAGCCTCACCCACGCCGGGGAGGGAGAGGAGGGCGGAGAACCAGCCGGAAAGAAGGGGGTCAGAGCGCACGACCTCTAGGGCACGGGAGCGGACTTCCCGAGCTATGCCCTGAATGCGGTCAGGTATGCCCTCCAGGTCAGAGAGGGAGGGGAGGACATAGGCCCAAGCATGTAGGCGGTTGAGGAGGGCCACGCGGTCAGAGGCCAAGCCCGCCTCCAAACGGACCAGGACGGACAAGAGGGTAAGGGAGTCAGGAGAAGGCTCATAGGCGGGTAGCTCATGGACCCGCTCAGAGAGGAAGCGAGCGATTAGGCGGGCATCCGCCCGGTCAGTCTTGGCCCGCCGGAGGAGAGAGCGAGCGTAGGAGGCCACCGAGAGGGGTTGCAGGACATAGACCGGAAAGCCCGCCCGGTGGAGGGCGTAGGCGAGGGGGCGGTGATAGGAGCCGGTAGCCTCCACCCCCACCACGGAGCCCGGAGGGAGGAGGCGGAGGAGGTCAGGGATACCGGAGGGGTTAGGAAAGCGGTGCAAAGGCCCATCAGGACCTAGGGCCACATCAAGCCACCGAGAGGCGACATCCACACCGACGAAAAGAGAAGGGCGGGCACCCTGCATAGCACTCTTATACCCGACCGCAGAGGGCCAGACTAACCGCCGCCGCAGGGTAGGCCAGTCTACCACACGACCACAAGGGCCAGAATGGTTGACGGCCACGGCCCGCCCGAGGAGATTCTACCGCCCACCACTCACCGCCGGAGGCGGTAGACCCCACGCCGGGGGTCATAGGGGCACCGGCCCCAGGCAACATGCGGGCAATGGCGCTTAGATTCGGCCACCTGTTGAGCCAGAGGCCCAGGCATACCGCAGACCGGGCAACGCTTAGGAGCGCCAGAGGAAGCGGGACCAGTCCCAGCCCTCTTCAGGGGAAGCCTCTCCCTCACCTTCCAGAGGAGGAGGGCCAGGAGGAGGAGGAGAAGGAGGAGAGTCCAGCCCATGCCCAGAGTCTACCGCCTCTTGCACCGAAGCAAACTTAGCCCGCAGGAGTTCATGAGGGGGAATCCCTTCCCGGTAGGCACGGGCAAGCTCAGGGAGGGTGAGGTAAGGAAGGCCGTCCAGAGGACCGGGAGCGTCCCGCCGAGCGGTGAGGCGGGAGGAGTCCCAGCGAAGACCCATGCGCTCAAAGACCGCCCGGCGTTTAGGGTCCAGTTCTCTCTGGAGGCGGACTATAGGCGGTTCAAAAATGGCGTGCGTATCGTAGCAGGAAGCCGCCAGGGGGTCCAGGATAACGACGGAGTTACGGGCCACGCCCTCAAAGAT
This genomic stretch from Thermus filiformis harbors:
- a CDS encoding IS110 family RNA-guided transposase, whose product is MQGARPSLFVGVDVASRWLDVALGPDGPLHRFPNPSGIPDLLRLLPPGSVVGVEATGSYHRPLAYALHRAGFPVYVLQPLSVASYARSLLRRAKTDRADARLIARFLSERVHELPAYEPSPDSLTLLSVLVRLEAGLASDRVALLNRLHAWAYVLPSLSDLEGIPDRIQGIAREVRSRALEVVRSDPLLSGWFSALLSLPGVGEAIALRVLAYSGDMRRFSSARAYAAFTGLTPRLHQSGQSPERGRISRVGPPALRGAFYMAALSAYRFHPDRRAFVEALLARGKPKRLALVALANRLARAAWSVCVRAEVGGLDNLAG